Proteins from a single region of Centropristis striata isolate RG_2023a ecotype Rhode Island chromosome 9, C.striata_1.0, whole genome shotgun sequence:
- the LOC131977340 gene encoding guanine nucleotide-binding protein subunit beta-4 isoform X1: MSELEQLRQEAEQLRNQIRDARKACSDSTLSQITAGLDSVGRIQMRTRRTLRGHLAKIYAMHWGSDSSDGSPRLLVSASQDGKLIIWDSYTTNKMHAIPLRSSWVMTCAYAPSGNYVACGGLDNICSIYSLKTREGNVRVTRELPGHTGYLSCCRFLDDNQILTSSGDTTCALWDIETGQQATTFTGHTGDVMSLSLSPDYKTFVSGACDATSKLWDIRDGMCRQSFTGHVSDINAVTFFPNGNAFGTGSDDATCRLFDLRADQELMMYSHDNIICGITSVSFSKSGRLLLAGYDDFNCNVWDTLKGERAGVLAGHDNRVSCLGVTEDGMAVATGSWDSFLRIWN; this comes from the exons ATGAGCGAGCTGGAACAGTTGCGGCAGGAAGCCGAGCAACTACGCAATCAGATCCGG GATGCCCGGAAAGCCTGCAGTGACTCCACTCTGTCACAG ATCACAGCTGGTCTGGACTCAGTGGGCCGGATACAGATGCGGACGCGGCGCACTCTCAGGGGCCACCTGGCCAAGATCTATGCAATGCACTGGGGGAGCGACTCCAG TGACGGCAGTCCCAG GTTACTTGTCAGTGCCTCGCAAGATGGAAAGCTAATCATCTGGGACAGCTACACGACAAATAAG ATGCATGCCATCCCACTGCGTTCTTCCTGGGTGATGACGTGCGCCTACGCCCCCTCTGGGAACTATGTGGCCTGCGGAGGCCTGGACAACATCTGCTCCATATACAGCCTGAAGACCCGGGAGGGCAACGTGCGTGTCACCCGAGAGCTGCCCGGACACACAG GTTACTTGTCCTGCTGTCGTTTCTTGGATGATAACCAGATACTGACCAGCTCCGGAGACACAACCTG TGCATTGTGGGACATAGAGACAGGCCAGCAGGCCACAACCTTCACTGGCCACACAGGCGACGTGATGAGTTTGTCTCTAAGCCCAGACTACAAGACCTTCGTGTCCGGAGCCTGCGACGCCACCTCAAAGCTGTGGGACATCCGTGACGGCATGTGTAGGCAATCCTTCACCGGCCACGTGTCCGACATCAACGCCGTCACC tTTTTCCCCAATGGGAATGCCTTTGGCACAGGCTCAGATGATGCCACCTGCAGGCTGTTTGACCTGCGTGCTGACCAGGAGCTGATGATGTACAGCCACGACAACATCATCTGCGGCATCACCTCTGTGTCTTTCTCCAAGAGTGGCCGACTGCTCCTGGCGGGCTATGATGACTTCAACTGCAACGTCTGGGACACTCTGAAAGGCGAACGTGCAG gTGTGCTGGCGGGCCACGACAACAGAGTGAGCTGCTTAGGAGTGACAGAAGACGGCATGGCCGTGGCTACCGGCTCCTGGGACAGTTTCCTCCGGATctggaactaa
- the LOC131977340 gene encoding guanine nucleotide-binding protein subunit beta-4 isoform X2, which produces MSELEQLRQEAEQLRNQIRDARKACSDSTLSQITAGLDSVGRIQMRTRRTLRGHLAKIYAMHWGSDSRLLVSASQDGKLIIWDSYTTNKMHAIPLRSSWVMTCAYAPSGNYVACGGLDNICSIYSLKTREGNVRVTRELPGHTGYLSCCRFLDDNQILTSSGDTTCALWDIETGQQATTFTGHTGDVMSLSLSPDYKTFVSGACDATSKLWDIRDGMCRQSFTGHVSDINAVTFFPNGNAFGTGSDDATCRLFDLRADQELMMYSHDNIICGITSVSFSKSGRLLLAGYDDFNCNVWDTLKGERAGVLAGHDNRVSCLGVTEDGMAVATGSWDSFLRIWN; this is translated from the exons ATGAGCGAGCTGGAACAGTTGCGGCAGGAAGCCGAGCAACTACGCAATCAGATCCGG GATGCCCGGAAAGCCTGCAGTGACTCCACTCTGTCACAG ATCACAGCTGGTCTGGACTCAGTGGGCCGGATACAGATGCGGACGCGGCGCACTCTCAGGGGCCACCTGGCCAAGATCTATGCAATGCACTGGGGGAGCGACTCCAG GTTACTTGTCAGTGCCTCGCAAGATGGAAAGCTAATCATCTGGGACAGCTACACGACAAATAAG ATGCATGCCATCCCACTGCGTTCTTCCTGGGTGATGACGTGCGCCTACGCCCCCTCTGGGAACTATGTGGCCTGCGGAGGCCTGGACAACATCTGCTCCATATACAGCCTGAAGACCCGGGAGGGCAACGTGCGTGTCACCCGAGAGCTGCCCGGACACACAG GTTACTTGTCCTGCTGTCGTTTCTTGGATGATAACCAGATACTGACCAGCTCCGGAGACACAACCTG TGCATTGTGGGACATAGAGACAGGCCAGCAGGCCACAACCTTCACTGGCCACACAGGCGACGTGATGAGTTTGTCTCTAAGCCCAGACTACAAGACCTTCGTGTCCGGAGCCTGCGACGCCACCTCAAAGCTGTGGGACATCCGTGACGGCATGTGTAGGCAATCCTTCACCGGCCACGTGTCCGACATCAACGCCGTCACC tTTTTCCCCAATGGGAATGCCTTTGGCACAGGCTCAGATGATGCCACCTGCAGGCTGTTTGACCTGCGTGCTGACCAGGAGCTGATGATGTACAGCCACGACAACATCATCTGCGGCATCACCTCTGTGTCTTTCTCCAAGAGTGGCCGACTGCTCCTGGCGGGCTATGATGACTTCAACTGCAACGTCTGGGACACTCTGAAAGGCGAACGTGCAG gTGTGCTGGCGGGCCACGACAACAGAGTGAGCTGCTTAGGAGTGACAGAAGACGGCATGGCCGTGGCTACCGGCTCCTGGGACAGTTTCCTCCGGATctggaactaa